The following nucleotide sequence is from Pagrus major chromosome 13, Pma_NU_1.0.
AGTAACTGAGTGAGGACAAAGGAGGCCAAACAGACGTCAACAAGAGGAACAGGGTAAGTGCCTGCTGTTATCGCTCCTCTAGCTATATTACTTCCTCCTGTCTTTACCCAGCCAGCATCAGATCTCTTCAAAGACACGCCACTGTACTTCACTCATGTACACTCATGCATACACCAAAAAACCACACTATAACAAATAACAGGCTTCAGAATCTGAtccaaagacaaacacaaataaaaccagCATTTTATAAATAACTAATCAACAACTTAACCATCCTCGACTCTCAGCTCGGGCTCTGCTATGCTAAAACTGTTTTCCAGGATGGGAACAAACAGTAGATTGAATTTGCGATGATACAGGAGAGACCAACGTGTCATGGTAGTTATTGCTATCGCTGGATAAGACCATTTATCCACTGGAGGTGACGGGATGGGTGACAGGGCAAGAATTGAAGCAGTAAGTTTTGCTTTCAAAGAACCATTTATCTATCTACAGCAAGTCAAAAGAGCCGTATGACTGCTAAAGGTTAAATCGCCACCACGATAACGAGTATTGCAGTTAAAAGCATGAGAAGTCTGTCGCCAGAGAGACTGTCAGACATGAAGATAAAAAGAGACTCATTTATGGCTATTCTGCTGTGCATTTCCCCTTCACTGATTGATACATTACTTCTATCCTTATATactatctctgtctgtctgtgtgtgtgtgtgtgtgtgcattactGTTTAAATTCAGACTTGATCTTCAATTACTGCATTTTCAAGCGGTCTGTTTGAACAGTCTGATGAAATTGAAGAGATAGAAATGATtgggtgagagaaaaaaaatggcaggAAACTgtagacaaacagaaacacacacacatatacagagcacacacaaacagaagcgCGCACACATAAActcacaaagcagcagaaaagcCAGAGGATGCCTCGACATACTAAAGGGGGGATACTGGGGGTAAAAATCCTGTCTGGCAGGTCAGGAGTACAGCAGAGACATCATACGGCACACTCTCAGCACAATCCCGACCTTACAGCTGCAGTTTGTAGATTtgcaaaattgatttgaacTACAAAAGGAAACACTGCAGAAAGCGTGACACAAATGGAGAGAAGGAAGTACGATGACAAaatcgaaaaaaaaaacaaaacaaaaaaaacaactcaacactgagcagaaacagcttggtctggaaaaaataaacatccaCAGACAAACTTACagacaaaatcattttaaaaaccctgtttatatatatttatatatatatttatatatactgtatatttcaatACAATTATTCAGCTCCCCGATATACGGTATACTCTATATACACACCATTGGGATATCTTAAATAGAAATAAACCCTAAATCGCAGAGATACAGTAAATTACACTACTCTCTGTAGTTTAGAGACTGAGAGGACTGACTGACGAGATCTATAGTGTTGCTACTGGAGGCCTCAGAGCAGTTAATAAGATGGGGACACtgaatggaaaaacaaagagaaatggATGGGAGTCGAGGGAGGTGGGATGTGGTGGAGGAGATCAGCTGAAAACTGGGTCCAGGTCCCTGAAAACCAGACTGTACCGGGGCGGGTGGGGGCTACGGGGGGGGTCAGGGGCTGTAGGGTTTGGACCGGCCGGTCAGGTGTTGTGTCGGTTGGAATAGAGGGAGGATGTGAATCCGCTGGTGTCTGGGTATTCTGgtctgaaagagagagagagacttatTAAGGATTATTAATTGGCACGCTTCTCAATCGAATCAGTGACTTTTTCCTGTGTACCGTCAGTTCTCACAACCTGCCAGTGCTCTTCTCTGCCCTCTCTGTATCACGACACTGAGGCGGAAGCACCAGGAAGGGCTTCAAAGTGCTGCCTGCTTCCTTTCGGTGCCCATGTTAACCAACTGGGTTGTTTACACAGATCTGTTCTATTTATTCTGTGTGCCACAAGTGAATCAGCCAAGCAAAGACACTGATAATCTATTAGACAAACATTGTCACTGCTGCTTGTGATCATGTGTTTATGTAGCTCCTGACTCCAGAGAggtctttttgcattttctaATGTTTGTAGCGGCCACCGTACAACCGCCAGTGTTTGGGGTAATGCATTACAAAGTAATACAttactgtaatcacattacatttgtctcTAATGCAGTAATGAGATGTTTTACTGTTCCTAAAATTCAACAATCACATTCCAGTTACTAATCAAAAACTTGCTTTACGTAAGTTCTTCAATTGTCTGTACAATTGGGgtgtagaaaaagaaaatcatccaACGTGCCTCTCGTGGAAACTTGCACTTAAAatcttctgttttgtgtgtattataTGATGGTAAATTGTATATCTTCAAGTTTTGGACAGTTGCTTGAATAAAACAAGCTTATTTAGTCTCTTGCAGTAAATTTTGTAGATGTAATAATCGATtagtcaaaaaaaacaaacaacatatctGTTTAAAACAATGTGTCTACGAGGACTGTCATACAAATACCAAGGTACAATGAAATGCCACACGAGACATTTAACTCCCTCTCACCTGATGAGCAGCAGCATTCACAGTCCAACACAACCTCAGTCCTCTAGAGCCACCATCCCTTTCACTGGGTCCTTCACTCTCATCTGACACAAGCaagacaaacaaatcaacacCAATACAAGACCATGATTGAATCACTTTATTTTACTAATATGTTTCCTGACATAGTAAACAACTCTTCTGTCTTGTTGCTTACCTCATCTAGCTCCTTGCGCGTCTCCTCCTCCATGCGGCGAATGTCTTCCATGTTCAAGTCAATCCACTTGTCGATCCAGCAGAAGAGCTGACGGTGGAAATTAGTGAACAAACGCTTCTCTTGCTGTGAAGCAACaaaggaggatgaagagaaatCACAAGGAGTCTCAAGTTTtaagagcaaatgataaaaaCTGTTTGATTATTAGAGATGTCTCGTTCTGTCCTGCTTTACCCTGTCTGTCCACTAGAGGCTGGTGCAGCCCACAGCATTATAGTGAGTGGTACTTTTCCACTATTACCTCAAGCTAGCAAAATGTCAGACAGTGTATGTACTGTGTGCATGAACAGGGTATGAGACATTGTGGTGCAAAAGtctttaacacacaaacaactgacATAAAGTCCAGGAAgggaaacaacacaaacactttcctGTAACATCATGTTTGCCGTCAACAATCTGACCTTGACCTGTGACTATCCGGACGTCATATTGATCATAATGGGACAAACTGGTATGTACTGCAgttcaaaatgtaaacaaaccttCTGAATGAAGTTCTCCACTTTATTTTGCAGACCCCACCACTTGAATTTGACAGTGACCAGTTTGTAGGCACACATGTGTGGGCAGTCTTTCTTGTTGGGGAGCTCCTTCTGCAAGTACACAAATATAGGCACAGGAAAtattgaattattaaaaaaGATCACTGGGCTATAACATATCTAAAGGGTCAATAGTTtctattcatattttatttttaatcagttacATTCAGGGCCATAGCCACAATTTTAGAAATAGTCTAAGAGAGTCCCCCCCAACCCCCTTACACATTCTGACCAACCACCACAacaagtttttaaaatattttgtttcttcagagtccctaaaaaaaatctgaaatccaATCATCTAAATGTTAGGcctaaaaatgtcttaaatacGATCTTGACAAGGTTTATGAAGGTATGCAATGTGTTTTTGGGAACAAATTTGCATTGATGAAGCTGTAAAACCAAACATGGAACCAAAAACCACTAATGCAAACTGTGCAGCCTGCGACACGATAGCTGGGTGTGTTGTGGGCTGCAAAGTTTGCAAGAGTAGTTGTCCTGAATTTGAATAGATTCATTTACTTTGCAACTATCCTTTGTACTTAAGTTTTCCAGTATGGACTTGAAATAGTGTCactgtttgggtttttggttagttgtttcctattttattttgtagattatatcctcgtatgtcatgttttactttctacttcttgtctttgtctttttactgCCCTTATTCTGACTACAGCTGTGATCCATTAGTCAATCAgtcctgtgtatttaagcctgtgtccTCCCCTCACtcattgttggtttgtctgtgtctcctgtgccTGTTTTTGCCATGTTTTTTGTCCACTGTGTTCCCTCTTTGTTCTGTCTGGCTTCTGGTTTTGCTTCAGTTTCGGATATAACTTTAGTTTTTTAGACTCCGGGTCATCATTAAAACTCGCTTTTTGTGACGtcttcctgcctgcctctgtgtctgcatttTGGTCCTCACCATTTTGCAAACCTCAACAAATAGGTCTCGTATTGCATTCCTACTTATCTTAAAAGAATCTTAAATGTATCCTGttgaaacctgcagaaaccctgattCAGACAAGTTTTCTATTAATTGTCTGTAAATTTAACTTCCCTACATTGGCTGTGCGTAAAACCTTCATTTACCTCATCATTTAGTTGTTTGTTGGCTTAAAATAGTCCAATTTAAATATATTGAGCTCAAAATAAACACTAGAATATCCACCACCTGTTAGTGGGTGGCTGGACACCGGATTGCCAAAACCCACAAATTCCTTGAAAAACACGACTTCAGTGTCCTTAAAAGTAGCTGTCGCCCTGGTTACATTATGATATTTGTCCTTTTTTACCAGGTACCTCAACACTTTTTATTATCATCGACACTAATACCaacactaataataatagtaaacaGTAATATGGTTGGTGGCTTCAAATGTATCTCAACCGACTAACACATCTGCAACAAGACGCTGTACCTTCCAGTCTGGTCCGAGAGGGCCTCGTCCTGTCTTCACTGACTTGTACCTGCAGGGATCCTCCTCATGCTTGTAATCCTAGTGAGAGACAGGAAAACGCAGAATTAACAACACGGATGAGGTGACGAGGACGACATGGATAAACATGGATCTTAAGCTGCACATGTTTACCTTCGGCTCCACTTGGGTTCTATCCGCAATATCAATATAGACTACATCCACCTTCTTCCAGGTTTCTGGATCCAAACCGTGTACCTGAAAGAGAACCACAGAGCCCAGATTGATACCGGCACAAGATGAGTTTTTGAAAGCCCATAAGATGACTCAAGTGAACATTAAGAAAATTATTCAGGggagcattttatttttgtagatttgcatgttcagttttttttttcataatcacattcatttaaatatagGAATATTATCCCAAATAGGTCGTGCACAAGAATTCATAGAGCAGTTTTTGATAAGAAGACAAGTAAACAGTCTGTAGCAGTTTGTAGCAGCATTAGTAGTATAAAATGAGCTATTCTTTGCAACATGCATTCTTTAAAGTCATCCCAAAAAATGGCAAACATGCTCAGATCATTACAatctttaattacattttcaagaTGTCCAATGTCAGGTTTGTGCCATGTCTCGATCTTGATCAAGAAGTTGTCTTTCATATACTCGTtctgcagagaaaagagaagtcATCGTGGAGTTTAAAACAGTAAGTCGACAGAAAAATCTACAACTGAGTCAAAACATCGAACAACACCCTGCTCTCATACACAGACACCAACACAACCACATAAAGTAATAGTGTCCGACtatgcctgctgctgctgctgctgtgtcgCTGCAAAAGATCAAATTTCTCTCTCAACTTACAGGCTAATTTGCTTCCTCAATGGGCATCAATATGTCCTTTGTGTCAACGTACATGAAATGTGTAGgcacaagagaaagaaaaaatactcACAGTGATAACTGCAGAGCCAGGTGTAAGATGTAAAAAAGCACAGGAGcaaccagagagaaagaaaaaaacaatacagttGAGGAACATATGATAAATGTAACAGCATTTGCAGTGTTGGACATTGTACAGAGGTCAAGGGGACgtagaaatgtgtgtgttcaggttgtGCCTGTGAACGTCCCGTGTGCTGGTAAGACAGATGGCTGTCAGGCAGctggtagtgtgtgtgtgtgtgtgtgtgtgtgatctcagGCTGAAAGGCTCGAGTGATTGCATGGCTCTTCTCACTGGACATACAGTTAATTATTCAGCGACTCCTTCAAGGTGACGGAGagccagagacagacagacagagagagatgaaagagagacagaggcagaggcagagacagcTACCAGAGAACGACAATCTCTTTGACAGTTCAGCATCTATGTGACCTCGAAGTCATTTGAGTCAATCCCATTCACACTTTTTAAGGACTTAAGTGCAGATTATTTTTAGCATCATTATTTTCTTCCAGTCAGCAAAGAGGTCCTTTAAAATGGACTATGTTCACTATGTGACTATGTTATCCAGGGTTAATGTTGTCTGACTTCTATTTTATGTTCATTAGGGGTCAGACCTcaaatactgaatatttaaaaatgtgcgaTTTCAGTTAGTATAGTGGGTATGACTGCAGCCTCCAGAGTTTGAAGCATTCAAAAATAGCTACTACTCCAGGTTTGAAAGGTCGGGTAAACACAGATTGTATACTATGAGTCTGTGCTCAGTAGATTAAAAGGTAGTTTGAAAGATGGGACTTCCTCCTGGGACCTCTTTATATAGATCGATGGAGTGCTTGTTTAGATTTCAAGCATAGTAAAAattcctgttttcattttattgtcgACTGAATCTCTTTATGTgctgcttattttttttatttatttgacttttactttattttatacaCCATATCTACGCCATATTTCAACACTAATACCACTGACTTCTGTGACCACGAAATGAGGGTTTTCTTGCTGCCAAGTACTAGacctttctttaaaaacaaaaacaaaaaaagaacaatgaaaACCTAAATGCCATCAATGTTAACGAGAATTGTCATTATGGTGTACCACCAAAGCTCACTGAGTCAGGTATGGCAAAAGCAAGTCACGGTgagggttttatttttaataggTGCAATAGTATGAAAATGTCACTAATCATAACTGCAGAACATCTAAAGATGATTCTGTGTCCATTTTTGCTAATTGAAGgttgaaggtgtgtgtgtgtgtctgtgcgtgtgtgtgtttgtgtgtgtgtgtgtgtgtgtgtgtgtttgtgttacctGTGCGACAGTATGGGTATGCGTTCCAGGCTTTCTCGTGGATGTTGAGAGCTGAAGCCGGAGCCAACATTCTGACGAATGACGGCACTTTACTTCATGACGGAGGAGTGAGGAAAGAACAAACAACGGTAAGTTTAATCTTATATCACTGTTTTAACTATTAACCTGAGGTACGAAACAAttaagattgttttttgttcaaacGTTCTAAAGCTCTTTTGGAATACACCCCAGATTCTGGCAGAAACCCACATTCTTGCAAAACCTTACTACACCAAACCTTTCCCTGACCCCAATCCTCTCCAAATTTGACCTAAACATAAACTTTTTACCAACAACCTACCTACATCATtagaggcagtttatcagattacacctggagccacaaaagactttataccTACTACTTCTTCACAGTATTACTGCCAAAGACCTGTAAATACACCTCGATGTGTAAAATGGTGGAATTACCATCTGAAGGGAACATTGGCAACTTGGGAAATAtccatatttctttttttgcctcTGATGAGAAAGAAGCACAATATCACTCTCATGTCGGTAAGCTAAAAATGAAGCTCGAGCCAGCAGATGAATAGCTTAGCTTCGCCCAGCATAAAGcctggaagcagggggaaacagctaacatgctaaaccgGCATGGTGAGCGTGGTAAACATTGTACATGCCTAGCATCAGCAAGTTAGCGTTGCCATTGTCAGCGTGTtttcatgctaatgttagcatttagctcaaagcaccactcaGCAGGCGACAGTCCCATAGAGCCTGGCAGGGCTTatgctgtgttttcagtcaaAGTCGGAGGCCAGAATTTCCACGTGTACAACGGCAAATGTTGACAAAAAGCGACACTTGAGGTAACAGACgccattatacattttatttttaccgcacttttaaaatgaaaaatgtatctaAATATTTCATTCACAAGCCTAATGTAAATGCTGGCATCTACATATACATTTTACCcccatgggtgctgccattgttgtgtgacgtCAGATAACCGGTAGATGGATTTGCTCTGAGTTTGCAAAAAGGAATACTTCTAATAATAATCAGACGTGTCTGGAACGCAGCAGTAGTCTGAAGCCCTAgaccctgcttccagtctttatgctaagctaagctaggctggctgctgctgttagcttcatatttaccttACACACATAAGAGTAGTCTCAGTCTTTTCATTTAACTCTTGTTAAGTAAGCAAATTGtcttatttcccaaaatgttgaactattccttaaAAAGCAGTGGTCGTTTGAGGAAGAAGGAAGATGATGCGATAACAGACTAAAATAAAGTAATGGACAGGAGCCAAGAGATGCAGCCTGGAgggagaaatgaatgaaatagtCATCCTCAGCGAAGGGACAACTGCTTACCTCTGCAAATGGTaaattttgtgtgtgtactgtcccttctctccatctttctcgTACGGTTCATTTTTAAGCACCTccactccttctcctccacccgTCTCATTCTTACTGGCCTCAGCCACAGAGTACAGCTGGCCGACCTGGTACTGGAAAAAGAGGATAGAAGAACAGGTTGAACTGAGGGAGAAGGAGTGTATAATGGGAGAAATGAGGAGTCACAATCACAAGCAGATATccattttttcatgtgtaattCTTCAGCTCATCTTTTTCAGTCTTAAATGGTGGATTAACTTTTTCTTCTGAACCCACACCGTCTGTTTCCAGGTTACAGAGAGGCACGCTATATCTCATTTCAACCCTCTCTTCCTGTCATTCTTCCATCTCGTGCATGTGAGTGTTTAAACACAGGACAATGGCTCCTTTCATTTCTTAATCACCTCTAATCCACCATATAACCTCTGCACAAAGCTGGACCAGAGCGAGACACACTTACAACATCACAAAGATGGAACAAGTGGATATGTTCAGAATTACAAGACTGGAGAGattacagttattatttatacTCCATTATTTATGTAAGACAACATTCCCTGAAATGAAACCATGAGAAGGTTACACACACATAACCCTGTGGGAAATGTCATCTTTACAGAGAAAAAACTAAATCTATGAACCAGAGTGGATTTGACATTGAGAGGTCACTCAGCCTGCTGAGGATAGACAAGCTTCCTTATAACAGtcctttatatttattttatttctttataaaGCACAA
It contains:
- the pitpnab gene encoding phosphatidylinositol transfer protein alpha isoform, coding for MVDRVILPISVEEYQVGQLYSVAEASKNETGGGEGVEVLKNEPYEKDGEKGQYTHKIYHLQSKVPSFVRMLAPASALNIHEKAWNAYPYCRTVITNEYMKDNFLIKIETWHKPDIGHLENVHGLDPETWKKVDVVYIDIADRTQVEPKDYKHEEDPCRYKSVKTGRGPLGPDWKKELPNKKDCPHMCAYKLVTVKFKWWGLQNKVENFIQKQEKRLFTNFHRQLFCWIDKWIDLNMEDIRRMEEETRKELDEMRVKDPVKGMVALED